GGTTTTCCGTTTTCTAGGAACTGACGTAACTTTCCTACTAATCAGTCTTTTTGGTCTTTAAGAAATGTCGACTCATTGATATATACAATGGGATATCTGCCAggtttgtatgtttgtttgtaaaattcataaaacgtATTTTTCGAAAGAGtactttcaaattttggaaaattaaattacTCGGTTGGACTATTAAGGATTGTTCATATGAAATTTATGTTTGCATTTCCTAGAACTCATAATAGGTTTAGAAGTGTCATTTAAATGTAGGGTTAAAGCAAAAATGCAGTCTTTGATTTCCAGAAATAGTTCAATAAGTTTCCGAATTCCAGAATTGTGATTTAATACATGTGAGATATTTTATCCAACGATAagatatttcatttttcatgcattcatGCTACGAACATATTTTTCAAGTCTGATATGATTTCATTCCATTAATCTTCTATGATTTAGGTCAATTAGAATCTCTTTGGGAGTGCAATCTTAGTGAGgcatatttttcaatatcttttatttctttcattaataaataatGACTTATCTTTTAAGTAAAATAATCCTTActtgtttattctttttattttccagtACATTATTAATCATGTTAACATGatttatttgtgtttgttccttataattttttatcagCCTATTCAACCCCCTCCACGCGTTTCTTAGCTATTCTACAAGTATTTTCAGGGATTCATTAATATGAAATTGTTGAcgaaaagataaataaaaaatgcatgAATTTCAAGTGAATCACTATATTTAgtcattttaaattcaaaatattacATTGTATATAGTTATTCTAAGTTTATATAAAATACATTGTATCTAGGGTTCAAACATTGTCAAAAATTGGTGGTTTAAAAGCACTTTCGATTGTCAAATTATATGAGTCTTCTAAAAGCAGTCTCAAATATGTCCTAAACCGTGCGTAGTTTTCACTCATTAAATAGAAGTTGACACAACTTAAAACCAACGCATCTAAGTTAACCTACAACCTCTATTCTTCATATAGATAGTTTTGCAACTAGAAATCAATTGCCGTAGAAACATATAAGAGCATCTTcaagggagatgtcaaataccaaatatcaaatttaaatttgatggctaatgtggcaatttgacatcttATACAGCTTTACACTCCACCCGATATGTcaaatgaaattattattttattatattttagtgttgatttatttttaattaaaaagaaaataaaataaaaataataaaatattcatttgacatttttcttttgggatgtcaaaaataacatctcaatCTCCAACCTTCATTCCACATCAGCTTTGACACATCAGTTGGAGTgatgtgagatgttatttCTAACCATTAAATATCTATGTGACACTTTTGACACATTGATTCTAGATGCTCTAACAATTTTCTTTGTGGGTCAGAATCAAAATAGAAACATTGTTTATGGGGGTGACCAATATGAGCTTGCCCCAAAAAAACTTACAAATATTTAATTCTACAACATTCCAATCTCCAACAAAATAATCCAAATCCCACTTCTTAATCATCTAATTAACCACTTTGTTACATAGAAACCAGAGGTTTCTGAAGCATCTTCCTCTCAGATTTCTCATCACCCTCCAAACTAATCACCCACTTGGACATATCCAACTCCACCGAATCAACTTCCCTCCCTCCAAACTCAAACACAAATCCTCTTTTTTGATACCGCACGATCCTTGGACTATTCAACACTCCCGTTGACCTCGACTTGTTCAGCCTCACCACCGAAGGCACCTTCACTGCTACCCCTGCACCCTTCCGCACCTCATTATTACCGCCCCACGCCTTAATCTCATTCACCGACCCAATTGACTTTGACTTCGCCACGCGTCGATCAATCATCTCCTCGCCCTCACCCTCGCACTCTGCGCCCAACACACTCGATATCTTCCCGTTCAGCTTCCTCCTGCTCCCTCCTCTCACAAACTTCGCATTTCTAACCTCTTCGTATTCGCGACTTTCACCACGTCGATGCTGATGCTTCCGGTTCTCCACGCGCTTCATGTTCACGCGCCGCTTCAGGCTACTCCAAATGGACGGCGCGTGGATTCTCTTGATCACCACCTTCAGACACTCGACGACCTCGGCCATCGTCGGCCGCTTCTCCGCTGTGGATCTCACGCACTTCGCGGCCAATACCGCCACGTGGCGGATCACGGCGGGGTCAGCCGGAGGTCCAATTCTCTGGTCGCAGATTCCGGCGAAGTCCCCACGCTTTATTATCGGCACGGCCCAGTCCACCACCGACGGAGGGCTGTAGTTCACGTCAATGGCGTTTCTCCCGCTCAAAATCTCCAGCAAGAGAATTCCGAAGCTGAAGACGTCGCTCTTGGCGCTCAGATCCCCCGGCGCAAGATAGCCCGGGTCGAGGTACCCTAACGTCCCCGCCGGTGGCGTGCACTTTATGCGAACGTCCTCCACGTGTCCCCTCAGCGCCAGCCCTAAGTCGCCGAGCCTCGCGTTCCAGTCCTTGTCGATCAAAACGTTGGACGATTTGATGTCGCGGTGGATGACGGGCGGGCTGGACGAGTGGAGCCCCTGAACCGCTTTTGCCACGTGTAACCCGAACCGGATCCTCCGGGTCCAACCGGGCGGTCTGGAGTTCAAGTGGAGGAGGTCGTAGAGAGAGCCGTTGGGCATGTACTCGACAACGATCAATTTAGTGTCGTTGGCTGAATCGGAGCAGAACCCGATGAGATTTACGAGCCTGGGGTGGTGAACTCTGGAGAGAATCTCGATCTCATTCTCCGCGTTGTGAAGGCTCGCCGACGACGACGTTGTTTGGGaggatttggtttttttaacgGCGGCGACGAGACTGCCGCCGTCGAGAACGGCCTTGTAGACGCTGCCGTGGCTTCCTTTGCCCAGAAAACTCTCGGCGGCGAAGCCATTTGTTGCGGCGACGAGGTCGTCGTAGTAAAAGTGCCTGATCTTGATCGGCTtgttattgggtttggttttgggttttcttctgCGGTCCCAGTTGTACGGATCGCAGGTTGCGATCGCCGACTCTGCATTGCAAGAGAGGTAGCCCATTGAGCTTAGTTTCTCACAGTCAATTAATCGAACACCGAAGAGGCAAAGAGAGGTGGGCTTGGGTGGTCGATTCTGTGGTGGGTTCTTCGAGATGGTGAGagtaaagagagagagattgagattgaaaggaaaaaggagGAGTTAAAGGTGGTAGggggaggtggtggtggagagcCGCAAAAGCCATTAGTGCAAAAGAGAGAATGGgggttggtttttttttgggtgcttAAAGTCTTCTTCAGTGGTGGTGAGGTAATGTGTTTTACAGCTTTTATTTCTGTGGTAAAGAAGGGGAAGATGTGAAACAATCAAAGGTGTgcaaaattttgaactttggCCAAAGtggggtttttaaaaaaatcattttaaaattattattttattgttttttacaTGCAGAAGAGTGCAACTTTGATAGGCATTTCTTGGGGTCGTTGGTCTTTAAAGAAATTGGGCCTTGTGGTGGACCCATAAATTTtttgcttcatcatcattGAGAAGTTATAGGATACTAACTTATAATATGGATAAATGATAgtgtttattttctctttttttagaaaataatatctataaatatatacttCTATTATAACACATATACAAAATATACTGCATTCTAccataatattttataatcTCTCACAATCATGGCTGTTCCACTTTGATAATCATCAACTTTTATTCAGAGAAACCCTCATCATGAATTGGAATTGGttttgtaattaagtaattaacAGATACGATCGAGGAATATATCATTGACTGATAACCCATGAAAGTTGAAAGTTCAAACAAATGCAGCCAATGCCATCATTTCATTTGAGCATCTTTGTAATTAATGAATTTTGTTGGTGGCAttctttggttttgtttgataGAATATATTATTATAGGCAGGCAGTGACGGATTGTTTTggagcttttatttttttttggttgagaaattctataattgcattcataattcagctaAAAAAGTAACTAACTATAActggccaatacaaactagccataaaagggccattacaataacggagcggtctaatatcaaaattaagaaaatcaggtatgtCTCCACCAACGATCAGGtaagatcgaagaaactctgccataggcatcccaattaagattgcaaacttagaataataaaaaagaaataaagcttgaaaaaactaagccataacaatacaaataaaactctcaccaaggagagatgaaaagctctcacaaatgagagatgaaaaactcttaCAAaaagagaggtgaaaactacatagagaacccaaagagtctctgcaacttattccaaacataaagaaattgcaaaaaagatggcgGTAGAGATCTGAcgccgaaatgcaggtgaagatccgacgctgagccgcagccgccactaatggttggatgaaaatcataacaaaactaagacaaatagagAAAATCttttgtctttgaaaatgagggaagaggtgaaaggaggaagagaggaagagaagagaggagaggggcctcaaaatag
The window above is part of the Prunus dulcis chromosome 1, ALMONDv2, whole genome shotgun sequence genome. Proteins encoded here:
- the LOC117616592 gene encoding serine/threonine-protein kinase-like protein At1g28390; the encoded protein is MGYLSCNAESAIATCDPYNWDRRRKPKTKPNNKPIKIRHFYYDDLVAATNGFAAESFLGKGSHGSVYKAVLDGGSLVAAVKKTKSSQTTSSSASLHNAENEIEILSRVHHPRLVNLIGFCSDSANDTKLIVVEYMPNGSLYDLLHLNSRPPGWTRRIRFGLHVAKAVQGLHSSSPPVIHRDIKSSNVLIDKDWNARLGDLGLALRGHVEDVRIKCTPPAGTLGYLDPGYLAPGDLSAKSDVFSFGILLLEILSGRNAIDVNYSPPSVVDWAVPIIKRGDFAGICDQRIGPPADPAVIRHVAVLAAKCVRSTAEKRPTMAEVVECLKVVIKRIHAPSIWSSLKRRVNMKRVENRKHQHRRGESREYEEVRNAKFVRGGSRRKLNGKISSVLGAECEGEGEEMIDRRVAKSKSIGSVNEIKAWGGNNEVRKGAGVAVKVPSVVRLNKSRSTGVLNSPRIVRYQKRGFVFEFGGREVDSVELDMSKWVISLEGDEKSERKMLQKPLVSM